A single Cyclopterus lumpus isolate fCycLum1 chromosome 3, fCycLum1.pri, whole genome shotgun sequence DNA region contains:
- the LOC117728253 gene encoding CD82 antigen-like, translating into MGKGCLTATKYFLFLFNLIFFLCGGVIMGFGLWLLLDNQSFIVVLNNSTAVKVACYILIGVGAFSMLMGFLGCLGAIYEIRCLLGLYFTCLLLILIAQVAAGTLIYFQKDVLHEETSKIVTKVLDDYPGNNSTTEQAWDFIQRNMMCCGWTGRLDWSGNMVIVNSSQLLFPCSCQNVSLASGNFSDSGFCEAQTADWPVYDAGCAASVESWLLTNIGVVLGICFGVALIELLGMILSICLCRNIHTEEYTKVPKY; encoded by the exons ATGGGGAAAGGCTGCCTGACCGCGACCAagtacttcctgttcctcttcaaCCTCATCTTCTTT CTCTGCGGCGGCGTCATCATGGGCTTCGGTCTGTGGCTCCTGCTGGACAATCAGAGCTTCATCGTGGTCCTGA ATAACTCCACGGCTGTAAAGGTGGCGTGCTACATCCTGATTGGAGTCGGGGCCTTCTCCATGCTCATGGGCTTCCTCGGCTGCTTGGGGGCCATCTATGAGATCCGCTGCCTGCTCGGCCTG TACTTCACCTGCCTCCTGCTGATCCTCATCGCTCAGGTGGCAGCCGGCACGCTCATCTACTTCCAGAAGGATGTG TTACACGAAGAGACGTCCAAGATCGTCACCAAGGTGCTGGACGACTACCCCGGCAACAACTCCACCACGGAGCAGGCCTGGGACTTCATCCAGAGGAAT ATGATGTGCTGCGGCTGGACCGGCCGGCTGGACTGGAGCGGCAACATGGTGATCGTGAACAGCTCCCAGCTGCTGTTCCCCTGCTCCTGCCAGAACGTCTCGCTGGCCTCCGGGAACTTCTCCGACAGCGGCTTCTGCGAGGCTCAGACGGCCGACTGGCCCGTCTACGACGCG GGTTGCGCCGCCAGCGTGGAGAGCTGGCTCCTCACCAACATCGGGGTGGTGCTGGGCATCTGCTTCGGAGTGGCTCTGATTGAG ctgctggGGATGATCTTGTCCATCTGCTTGTGCAGGAACATTCACACAGAAGAATACACCAAAGTGCCCAAGTACTaa